The genomic DNA CGTCGTTGAACGCGACACCGCGCTCCCGGATCGTCTCGAGCTCCGCGAGCAGCGCCTCCGGGTCCGTGACGGTGTGTTCGGTCATCCGGGGCAGCCCATGGGTCTCGAGGATCTCCCGGACGCGCGACTCGGGGAGGTGAGCCAGGATGGCCTTCCCCGCGGCGAGGTGGTGCATGTGGCTCCGCTTCCCGACCCACGCTCCCACGGTGAGCGCCCGCTGGCCGGCCGACCGGTAGAGGTCTATCACGCGGCCGTGTTCCTCGACGGTGAACCAGACCAGTTCCTCGGTCTCGTCCGCGACCCGGTCGATGACCGGCCGGACGACACGCTCGGACGGGAACCGGTTGGTGGCGTGCATCCCGTGGTCGAGGAACCGGAGGCTCAGGTAGAACGTGTCCCCCTCGCGGACGAGGTACTCGCGGGATTCGAGCGTCTGCAGGTACTCGTGTGCGGTGCTCTTCGCGATGTCGACCCCGGATGCGACCTCGCTCGTGGTGGCCCCGTCGAGGTCGCGAATCAGTTCGATGATATCGAACACCCGTTCGGCGGTCTTGATTCCCCGCGAGTTCGTCGTATCGTCCGTCATGAGTCGAGGGACGGCTCCTTCCCACCTAAATCTTCGCCCGCCGACTGTGGACCAGGGTGGCACCGTCCGTTCGGAGCCTCCAGGAATATCGAACGTTCATTGTTATCTATCCACATTCCCGCCGGCCGTCGATCCCCCACGGTCCACCGCTCCCGACCGGACGCGCGGGGGCGAAGTCGCGAGCATCGTTACTCGTGTTAGTCCTGGGCGATTCGAGCGTGACCCCACAGGGAGCCCCAGCCATTACAGTACTACTCATGTAATGCTCCCTGCCGAGCGCGATCCCACAGGGAGCCCCATCCATTACAGTATTACTCATGTAATGCCCCCTGCCGAGCGCGACCCTAACGAGGGATGCGGCCGACATCGCGGGGCCCTCACAACGAGTTATTCAATTTAAATATTTGTAACACTGCCCGACGAAAAGATTTAGAACGACCGTCCCCAGATCCGACCAGGATGGTCAAGCTAGAGGGTATCGACGGGGCGCGGTTGCGAGCGGCACTCTCGGAGGTGGAGACGGCCAAGGGAGCCAAACGACTGATGGTGGCGCTGGCGTACAAGGACGGCGTCGACGTCGACGTGCTCACCGCCCGGTACGGCATCCCGCAGTCGACCGTCTACTACTGGCTCGACCGCTTCGAGGAGCGCGGACTCGAGGACGCGCTGGAGGACGACCACCGTCCGGGGCGCCCACCGAAGCTGACCGACGAGCAACGCGCCGCGGTCGAGACGTGGCTCTCGGACCCCCCAGAGGGGGCCGAGCGATGGACGGCGGACCGCCTCCGGCGACGGATCAGCGAGGAGTTCGGCGTCGAGTACTCGGCCGCCCACGTCGGCCGGGAGTTCCTCACCTGAGGAATGAGTCCAAGAACTACCATCGTAACCGTTGGCCGCCTCGGATCCCCAATCCGACTACTCCACCCGCCTCAACCGATGCATCGACGGATCGTCCTCGAAGAACCAGTACCCCTCTCTACAAGGATATATCTCGTCTGATTCGACCTCGTCGGCGCAAGCGGACACACCAGGACCCCCGGGACACCCATGGCCCCGGCCACGGACCTGCCGACCGGGACGTTCACGAGGTTCCCGCGACCCGCATCCAGCATTACGGGACGACCGCCTTCGTGCAGTGGACGACGCCGTGGAGGTTCACGGCGATGATGTGCTTCCAGTCCGCGGGGTCGATCTCGTGGGGCGGTCTGCCCCCACCGTACAGGCTCAGGAGGCCGACACGCGCGTTGTTGACCAGCGTGTCGACGCCACCACAGGCGTCGACGACGGCGTCGAGGGCCTCGCCCACCGCGTCGGCGTCGGTCACGTCCGCCGGGCAGATGAGCGTCTCCCCGACCACCCGTCGTCGGCCGTCTCGACGAGGCCGCCGCCCTGCACAGCGCCTCGACCGCACGGTCGACGGTCGACCGGGAGTCACCGAGGTCCTCGATGAGGTCACGCTTCCAGGCGGGCGAGTCGGTCCAGGTACTCGCGGCGTGAGAGCGCGGTGTCCAGCATCCCGAGAGACGGCTGTGCGTGCCCGCACAGGGATGAAACAGGCGCCGATACCGGACACGTATCTCGTCCGAGACCCGTCGACGGACCGGACGTGCCGGCGCGCCGTGCTCAGACGGGCAGGAAGTTCCAGTACGACAGCTCCCAGAGCACGACCAGCCCGGCGAGCGCGAGCCCCGTGTAGTGGACCCGGGTGCCGAGGCCCCATTCCGACTGGCGCCAGGCGAGCGCGGCGATACCGACGATCGCGAGGACGACCGGAACC from Haloglomus litoreum includes the following:
- a CDS encoding IclR family transcriptional regulator; the protein is MTDDTTNSRGIKTAERVFDIIELIRDLDGATTSEVASGVDIAKSTAHEYLQTLESREYLVREGDTFYLSLRFLDHGMHATNRFPSERVVRPVIDRVADETEELVWFTVEEHGRVIDLYRSAGQRALTVGAWVGKRSHMHHLAAGKAILAHLPESRVREILETHGLPRMTEHTVTDPEALLAELETIRERGVAFNDEETTLGMRSVAVPVLQEEAPVGSIIVTGPAKRMKGDRFRTELPDLLLAASNELELKLLAEST
- a CDS encoding helix-turn-helix domain-containing protein, encoding MVKLEGIDGARLRAALSEVETAKGAKRLMVALAYKDGVDVDVLTARYGIPQSTVYYWLDRFEERGLEDALEDDHRPGRPPKLTDEQRAAVETWLSDPPEGAERWTADRLRRRISEEFGVEYSAAHVGREFLT
- a CDS encoding SDR family oxidoreductase; translation: MVGETLICPADVTDADAVGEALDAVVDACGGVDTLVNNARVGLLSLYGGGRPPHEIDPADWKHIIAVNLHGVVHCTKAVVP